From the genome of Bombus huntii isolate Logan2020A chromosome 14, iyBomHunt1.1, whole genome shotgun sequence, one region includes:
- the LOC126872808 gene encoding KICSTOR complex protein SZT2-like isoform X3 translates to MMPSIKNEEKVILEADTVFLLMKKGFPISRNVRAQWMLEHLDTVISIQCSSFKTREAAELEIVSVLPKNKSGSWSPETCHQYLYKVTSTTSVIFLAHKYRMVFNLDLSPSLATVDIQHGEIVIDEVYMATKHFLESIIRPFTIPGSKRIMQPEIYVTIIAHTPFFTSPAQQVLVQGWLVTLDNVKQLTNFIENQLHILEEKVACVTAVASQQLENLKAENERLVGGLFEENNTCLNKNNNTCVTNTSLISPESSFINMLRYGMLALTLLPEHSCAHMIIVSDGIVGNTDVHVLDSVIQQLRATTIACSFLHVGSTYHPHSADGLVPYQDLLHFIARATLGTYMSFIPYRVDLNETEMNVYHKNFLCWQLYREVCCNIVPDYSNWHSKNLLFYGEKSTQLLQKKQIEDKVTCTLSSLLCCRLREGYLIKRANVRDEVLEICFVLLWKSSVLLEYVVTCPWLTKSLSTSNTIQYTITTEAPYEFLHDITCLSKKPLKSQYRQSVVNRFWATLTSLTEGDSMLAHFSWSPDFGWTWYSVPDTIRSGMPVFYLSAYPSPSTVQLSDAACPQFGQIWQPVVSLNPLQWARWMHTQRVTLILSHDRPLPRHLHQANQSGRFQCVQSRQAAAVLYAMLKNWATFVLVENHTYVQFIYREADKPPVSFSLIRINCKALCVILNIAFAAGTEGVVRHNVVVDLLDRLSKLTLPNRPTEQKEIPSCTIVHKSLEKILIRYERMPTDLSLIVFPDAAQTISTRLTPMLGGTLTTSLSRYLYHNRWLWHVKRPFVQTIPGIVLPRLNITAIARILSTITKMRLAEGFSFTYSAAGIINMVLEVQMQGVGENDTSYPCIIQYILFPPHIMSNTTLERDSASEEDTDEGTADGEISVEDTESSGDFQIISEIWIEPQCGFSQLPVQSTATYMHLLQYHEIPDAIARIDEECINALLTLEYLSLLSQVIPNEKNTEIIYGQIPHHDVKLPKKYNKNIKTNSCTVEESCEGLPTIDEKIYMMHFSFDTLNILPKCQQAELLFSMFADGTIGNDKGQGSANKILMDNFLEHMKQLHNKELLLTSAESQRFTKMLLDRRRVGGPPLPFLSEKERLSSNVEFNSYPRWKCFIKGISTTHVIITILPASEKDVVRLFTSPSYTEEQSASNNSERNGESTIFNMDLNEDDTYSKTTGMDINVTDFPSLENNESILYGQCIEDSIINTDTQKRFHDCEESLVIPVYVYDCSLALLIDTLVDKLKISHNKDIYQDHTFRVGQQECKDFIELKSDYNSKPPTPEPKSEDSDNTASDQRSLVEHCKVLSLAHCHCYVVAVYKSLVLQQPLTYNDMEAAVEQCEETLIEINITNYLRSVCRHLSKLSDKNLLGELNPSMCNDVEPLHDLIKEKFERIITVAFRPVPAHPEFYYCSPSWSEHETDLIECQKSDNDDEIENLMFHSINIDGTSRNLNGKGNVTWPGANVNKVPKISRHGSIESVNSDFQRKSIFGKEQPLFLQLSCSIRFQSRSGLSSIPVKSLPTCFMEILQKMEDYKDGNIAGLSLADLKITLDIICLNLPKEVLEVSLERYSGLRATSFCSGSPIGSLRTESGSSLENNAKNEFFQEKMSHLPLSQHNAISNLKDEIEWLLQDETATAFLDQPVINENVLNFVANHVSESTDRFSCKVEKVPLYFVFPSDDSKPKFISELKKLQIDKYCIRQEGNLFYFVKNMEKVSDIVPEQSKNERKESKTKDNNALKNLEQENPQELQQENNSCRTENKPNTNFKSEESYSDGINLIYEDQNIEDRFKESNTSENRFQWLIDLDNRKSSLPNFWLILNVENDYVSVYFHCRFLEIISPEVNSYWHTQEMLVSQIKSTCRRVNQYLLLQNLHKTSKCSELLETESSEDYNWKSEMTSEFSNAVQNRDLIQNFTPGMFRCRVVWKFTFRLHPRLKTGPGRSGLSRGIKVLHGVLNRLAVSNRSNMFVYQENNKNVFYLRLHEQISDGKTLQNKLSESDEQLVVSRSNSVVSLSQVKLNDNATANDTRPRVRSFSEKESNVLNKTEDSIILMVHGISDAGPEVKRDLVQALQNRLDDAVLEVLSVMLARNPMCKLTPADVHFIQPPKSPESIIRLNVQKHCVLYITALEFYLRQNILQFLYIPKYTDNRPEYHFQDYSQLEGSIKRVSESDIFLCNQSHSSGSVGIACIALAITGEHGEPIKLLENKFPVDSFPETINVEDFKNIVSTSIYDQSSAESPPLIEFKIWKQGRVNLDSLLQKLCSAVKHAIWDLVTEYKFLLTPLTEPLTKDAQEISTENKENQTSVKIDALPKIMHDLTIDRFESGEEGKLHGIYCVTLSQWFRFALEIGVPSVKRHEVILNHRHPISTIITELEAIIQGQAPDTSSRSFVLKDRQPFIEKYISNGELLTKLKNNNYSELENEGKLDLPVYIPCDFSKDVQGTYTKCILIARNFHQWKASFSKTVQPELLIPKDQKLLQKFNPLILESNFVSRQRILLAEIRSDNIALYTYNWSKEKSEKLIKQTTNLGTWLSSRSNFFTNVIMQKLGIFHHRPSFSREHANSQYLQIMDMESLTKFSAVPHNDGKEWIRLNNRTQNIKHNQFSWNEVIGQTMRDVKPNNYFHSNIDPTIKAVCDLQDLRLREKKVKEDLNKLYAMWQNRNAAPNIPISIIALNTFKQYSRLIHFCHTPLLFLPSWRLQSAATRDHSLSAQSSLNAGINVCQQLSQQMQKGQDEQTNLIKWHKELCSLMLSEYKQYLHSLGFSSVQIESPDNSFEEPIQQQSYYLKKSMLGGVLLFEIHLSQPFFIVKLHIIECSRLQTKASSALVNQFMLSFVDACDKIKISMHLHSFTYDFHLRSIHSYIAGTGPLLVQQGYHLIHFLDDFNKYYSKAPNYARNLIYSDVVTIRNLAISGRTLYSYLLSHEKTYNMRVFIMKSDLQHSEESEYVLDSLHK, encoded by the exons atgaTGCCTTCTATAAAAAATGAg gAAAAAGTTATTTTGGAAGCAGATACTGTTTTTTTGTTAATGAAAAAAGGATTTCCTATATCTCGAAATGTAAGAGCTCAATGGATGTTAGAACATTTAGATACTGTGATAAGTATCCAATGTTCAAGTTTTAAAACGAGGGAAGCAGCAGAACTAGAAATTGTATCAGTGTTACCGAAAAATAAATCTGGATCATGGTCCCCTGAAACATGTCATCAGTATCTTTACAAAGTAACTTCTACAACTTCAGTAATATTTCTGGCACATAAGTACAGGATGGTTTTTAATTTGGACTTAAGTCCATCACTCGCAACTGTG GATATACAACATGGTGAAATAGTCATAGATGAAGTATATATGGCTACTAAACATTTCTTGGAAAGCATTATTAGACCT TTTACAATACCAGGAAGTAAAAGAATAATGCAACCAGAGATTTATGTAACCATAATAGCCCATACAcccttttttacaagccctGCGCAGCAAGTGTTAGTACAAGGTTGGCTTGTAACTTTGGATAACGTTAAACAGCTTACAAATTTCATAGAAAACCAACTTCATATATTAGAAGAGAAAGTGGCATGTGTTACCGCTGTAGCTAGTCAAcaattggaaaatttaaaagcTGAAAACGAACGTTTAGTCGGAGGTCTTTTTGAAGAGAACAATACTtgtctaaataaaaataataatacttgTGTTACTAATACTTCATTAATTTCCCCGGAATCAAGCTTTATCAATATGTTGAGATATGGAATGTTAGCACTTACTCTGCTACCGGAACATAGTTGTGCAC ATATGATAATTGTGTCGGATGGTATAGTAGGAAATACCGATGTTCATGTCTTAGATTCTGTTATACAACAGTTACGTGCAACAACAATTGCATGCAGTTTTCTACATGTTGGAAGTACATATCATCCACATTCTGCTGATGGTTTAGTCCCCTATCAAGATTTATTACATTTCATTGCAAGAGCTACATTGGGTACTTACATGTCTTTTATTCCATATCGT GTAGATTTAAACGAAACCGAAATGAATGTTTATCACAAAAACTTTTTATGTTGGCAATTATATCGTGAAGTATGTTGTAACATTGTACCAGATTATTCAAATTGGCATtctaagaatttattattttatggaGAAAAATCGACACAACTTTtacaaaagaaacaaattgaaGATAAAGTGACATGTACATTAAGTAGTTTATTGTGTTGTCGTCTCCGCGAGggatatttaataaaacgtgCCAATGTGAGAGACGAAGTACTTGAAATTTGCTTTGTATTATTGTGGAAGTCTAGTGTTTTATTAGAATATGTAGTAACATGTCCTTGGTTAACAAAATCATTATCTACATCTAATACAATACAGTACACAATTACTACAGaag CTCCTTATGAATTTTTACACGATATCACTTGTTTATCGAAAAAGCCATTGAAATCGCAATATCGACAAAGTGTTGTCAATCGATTTTGGGCAACTTTAACATCTTTAACGGAAGGTGACAGTATGCTTGCACACTTCAGTTGGAGTCCTGATTTTGGTTGGACTTGGTATAGTGTACCAGATACAATCAGAAGCGGCATGccagttttttatttatcggcCTATCCTTCACCTAGTACGGTGCAACTTAG CGATGCTGCATGCCCACAATTCGGACAAATTTGGCAACCTGTAGTGTCTTTAAATCCTTTACAGTGGGCTCGTTGGATGCACACACAAAGAGTAACGTTAATTTTATCACACGATAGACCGTTGCCAAGGCATTTACATCAAGCAAATCAAAGTGGTCGTTTTCAATGTGTTCAAAGCCGTCAGGCAGCTGCTGTCCTTTATGCCATGTTAAAGAATTGGGCAACTTTCGTTCTCGTCGAAAAtcatacatatgtacaatttatttatcgagAAGCGGATAAACCCCCAGTTTCATTCTCGCTGATTCGTATTAATTGTAAAGCTCTCTGTGTCATTCTTAATATCGCATTCGCAGCTGGAACAGAAGGAGTTGTTCGACATAATGTTGTCGTCGATCTTTTAGATCGATTGTCTAAACTTACTTTACCAAATAGACCTACGGAGCAAAAAGAAATACCTTCTTGCACTATTGTCCATAAATCTTTAGAGAAGATATTGATTAGATATGAGAGAATGCCAACTGATTTGAGTTTAATTGTATTCCCCGATGCGGCTCAGACTATTTCAACGAGACTTACACCAATGTTAGGTGGAACTTTGACGACTAGTTTGTCTAGATACTTATACCATAATCGATGGCTTTGGCATGTAAAACGGCCATTCGTACAAACCATTCCTGGAATTGTATTACCACGATTGAATATAACTGCGATCGCAAGGATTCTTTCCACAATTACAAA AATGCGTTTGGCTGAAGGTTTCAGTTTCACATATTCAGCGGCGGGTATTATAAACATGGTTCTTGAAGTACAAATGCAAGGAGTTGGTGAAAATGATACATCATACCCGTGTattattcaatatattttatttccgcCACATATTATGTCAAACACAACATTAGAACGCGATAGTGCATCGGAAGAAGATACTGACGAAG GTACTGCAGATGGCGAAATAAGTGTAGAAGATACTGAGAGTTCTGgagattttcaaattatttctgAGATTTGGATTGAACCACAGTGTGGCTTTTCTCAATTACCTGTACAATCCACAGCAACATACATGCATCTTTTGCAATATCATGAGATTCCAGATGCA ATTGCTCGGATAGATGAGGAATGCATCAACGCATTATTAACTTTGGAGTACTTAAGCTTATTGAGTCAAGTAATACCGAAcgaaaaaaatacagaaattatttatggACAAATCCCCCACCATGACGTCAAACTAccgaaaaaatataacaaaaacaTCAAAACTAATAGCTGCACCGTGGAAGAATCATGCGAAGGTCTACCAACTATCGATGAAAAGATATACATGATGCATTTTTCTTTCGACACATTGAATATCTTGCCAAAATGTCAACAAGCCGAGCTCTTATTTTCTATGTTTGCTGAtg GTACAATTGGCAACGATAAGGGACAAGGaagtgcaaataaaatattaatggaTAATTTCTTAGAACATATGAAACAGTTACACAATAAAGAACTTTTATTAACTTCTGCTGAATCACAAAGATTCACAAAAATGCTTCTTGACAGGCGTCGAGTCGGTGGTCCACCTTTACCGTTTCTTTCTGAAAAAG AGAGGCTCTCTTCCAACGTTGAGTTCAATTCTTATCCGCGTTGGAAATGTTTTATCAAAGGAATTAGTACAACTCATGTAATTATCACAATATTACCTGCATCAGAAAAAGACGTTGTACGTTTATTTACGTCTCCTTCGTATACAGAAGAGCAATCAGCAAGCAACAACTCCGAAAGGAATGGCGAATCTACCATATTCAATATGGATTTGAATGAAGACGATACGTACTCAAAAACTACCGGGATGGATATTAACGTAACCGATTTTCCATCATTAGAAAATAACGAGTCGATATTATATGGTCAATGTATCGAGGACAGTATAATAAACACAGATACGCAGAAAAGATTTCACGATTGCGAAGAATCTCTCGTTATTCCAGTTTATGTGTATGATTGTTCGCTGGCTTTGTTGATCGACACATTGgtcgataaattaaaaatttcgcACAATAAGGATATTTATCAAGATCACACGTTTAGAGTTGGTCAGCAGGAATGTAaagattttatcgaattaaaaTCTGATTATAATTCAAAACCTCCGACTCCGGAACCAAAAAGTGAGGACTCCGACAATACTGCAAGTG ATCAACGAAGTCTTGTGGAGCATTGCAAGGTATTAAGTTTGGCTCACTGTCATTGCTATGTAGTTGCAGTTTATAAATCGTTGGTATTGCAACAACCTCTTACTTACAATGATATGGAAGCTGCAGTAGAACAATGCGAAGAAACtctaattgaaattaatataacaaattatttgCGATCTGTATGCAGACACTTGAGCAAATTATCGGATAAAAATTTATTGGGCGAACTAAATCCTTCTATGTGTAACGATGTTGAGCCATTGCatgatttaattaaagaaaaatttgaaagaataATTACAGTTGCCTTTAGGCCCGTACCTGCACACcctgaattttattattgttcaCCCTCTTGGTCAGAACATGAAACG gATCTTATAGAATGTCAAAAATCAGACAATGACGATGAGATAGAGAATCTTATGTTCCATTCGATAAATATTGATGGTACATCACGCAATCTCAATGGAAAAG GGAATGTAACGTGGCCAGGCGCAAATGTCAACAAAGTTCCGAAAATTTCACGGCATGGTTCTATAGAATCTGTCAACAGCGATTTCCAGCGAAAAAGCATTTTCGGAAAAGAGCAACCGCTATTCTTGCAGTTAAGTTGTTCTATTCGATTCCAATCTAGATCTGGTCTTAGTAGCATCCCTGTAAAATCTCTGCCAACATGTTTCATGGAAATTTTGCAAAAGATGGAAGACTATAAAGATGGAAATATAGCTGGCTTAAGCTTAGCTGATTTAAAAATCACTTTGGACATCATTTGTTTGAATCTCCCAAAAGAAGTATTGGAAGTAAGCTTAGAACGGTATTCTGGTTTAAGAGCAACATCTTTTTGTAGTGGTTCGCCTATAGGCAGTTTGCGAACGGAAAGTGGAAGCAGCTTAGAAAATAATGCTAAAAACGAATTCTTTCAAGAAAAAATGTCTCACTTACCTTTAAGCCAACACAATGCTATAAGCAATTTAAAAGATGAAATTGAGTGGCTGTTACAAGATGAAACCGCAACCGCGTTCCTAGATCAACCCGTTATAAACGAGAACGTTTTAAATTTCGTAGCGAATCACGTTTCGGAATCAACGGATAGATTTAGCTGCAAAGTGGAAAAAGTtcctttatattttgtattccCCTCGGATGATAGCAAACCAAAATTTATAAGTGAGTTAAAGAAACttcaaatagataaatattgtATTCGTCAAGAAGGAAACTTGTTTtattttgtgaaaaatatggaaaaagtGAGCGATATTGTACCAGAACAGTCTAAGAACGAGAGAAAGGAATCAAAAACAAAAGATA ATAATGCCCTAAAAAATCTGGAACAAGAAAATCCGCAAGAGCTACAACAAGAAAACAACAGCTGTCGTACAGAAAATAAGcctaatacaaattttaaatctgAGGAATCTTATTCTGAcggtattaatttaatatatgaaGACCAAAATATTGAGGACAGATTTAAAGAAAGTAATACGTCGGAAAACAGATTTCAATGGTTAATAGATCTGGATAATCGTAAAAGTTCCTTACCCAATTTTTGGTTAATCTTAAACGTTGAAAATGATTATGTCAGTGTCTACTTTCATTGTAG GTTTTTAGAGATTATATCACCCGAAGTAAATAGTTATTGGCATACTCAAGAAATGTTGGTCTCTCAAATAAAGAGTACTTGTCGTCGAGTAAACCAATATTTACTTCTGCAAAATCTTCACAAAACAAGTAAATGTTCGGAACTTTTAGAAACAGAATCAAGCGAAGATTATAACTGGAAATCAGAGATGACGAGTGAATTTAGTAATGCTGTACAAAATAGAgatttaatacaaaatttcacCCCAGGAATGTTTCGATGTCGTGTTGTTTGGAAATTTACCTTTCGACTGCATCCTCGATTAAAAACTGGTCCAGGGAGATCAGGACTTTCTCGAGGTATAAAAGTTCTACACGGTGTGCTTAATAGATTGGCTGTTAGTAACCGGAGTAATATGTTTGTATAccaagaaaataataaaaacgtgtTTTACTTAAGATTACACGAACAAATTAGCGATGGAAAAACTTTACAAAACAAATTATCGGAAAGCGATGAACAACTTGTCGTTTCTCGGAGCAATAGTGTAGTCTCCCTATCACAAGTTAAGCTGAATGATAATGCTACGGCAAATGATACAAGACCTAGAGTTCGATCTTTTAGCGAAAAAGAATCaaacgttttaaataaaactgaAGATTCGATCATCTTAATGGTACATGGAATTTCCGACGCGGGACCGGAAGTTAAACGCGATTTGGTACAAGCTTTACAAAATCGCTTAGATGATGCGGTTCTGGAAGTTCTTTCTGTTATGTTAGCAAGAAATCCTATGTGTAAATTGACACCTGCGGACGTTCATTTTATTCAACCGCCAAAATCGCCAGAATCTATCATACGTTTAAATGTACAGAAGCATTGCGTATTATACATAACTgctttagaattttatttgcgTCAAAATATACttcaatttttgtatataCCAAAATATACTGATAACAGACCAGAATATCATTTTCAAGATTACTCACAACTCGAAGGATCTATCAAAAGAGTTTCTGAATCAGACATCTTTCTGTGTAATCAAAGTCACTCCAGTGGGAGTGTAGGAATCGCTTGTATAGCTTTGGCAATTACAGGAGAACACGGTGAACctataaaattattagaaaataaattcccAGTAGATAGTTTCCCTGAAACGATAAACGTAGaagattttaaaaatatcgtatCAACATCAATTTATGATCAAAGTTCTGCGGAATCACCGCCTTTGATCGAATTTAAAATTTGGAAACAAGGCAGAGTTAATCTTGACTCTTTATTACAAAAGCTATGTTCCGCAGTTAAACATGCAATTTGGGACTTAGTtacagaatataaatttttgttaactCCTCTGACAGAACCACTTACAAAAGATGCTCAAGAGATATCTactgaaaataaagaaaatcaaACTTCGGTAAAAATTGATGCTTTGCCAAAAATAATGCATGATTTAACAATTGATAGATTCGAGTCGGGTGAAGAGGGAAAACTACACGGTATCTACTGTGTAACGTTATCGCAATGGTTTCGATTTGCTTTAGAAATTGGAGTTCCATCGGTAAAAAGGCATGAAGTAATTCTTAATCACAGACATCCTATATCTACGATTATTACAGAGTTAGAAGCTATTATACAAGGTCAAGCACCGGATACATCCAGCAGATCTTTTGTCTTAAAAGACAGACAACCctttatcgaaaaatatatttcaaatggGGAATTATTAACtaaactaaaaaataataactattctGAGTTAGAAAATGAAGGGAAGTTAGATTTGCCTGTTTACATACCATGTGACTTTAGTAAGGATGTACAAGGTACCTACActaaatgtattttaatagcTAGAAACTTTCATCAATGGAAAGCTTCGTTCAGCAAAACAGTACAGCCAGAATTACTTATCCCAAAag ATCAAAAACTTTTGCAAAAGTTCAATCCACTGATATTAGAATCTAATTTCGTATCAAGACAACGAATATTACTTGCGGAAATTCGAAGTGATAAT ATAGCTCTTTATACGTATAATTGGTCAAAAGAGAAatctgaaaaattaataaagcaAACTACAAATTTGGGCACGTGGCTATCATCAAGATCAAACTTTTTTACAAACGTAATAATGCAAAAATTAGGTATATTCCATCATCGACCAAGTTTCTCGAGGGAACATGCAAATTCACAATATTTGCAAATTATGGACATGGAAAGTCTTACAAAGTTTTCTGCTGTGCCACACAACGATGGGAAAGAGTGGATAAGATTGAATAACAGAAcgcaaaatataaaacataatcAATTTTCATGGAATGAAGTAATTGGTCAAACAATGCGTGATGTAAAACCTAATAATTACTTTCATAGCAATATAGATCCGACGATAAAAGCAGTTTGTGATTTACAAGACTTGCGATTACGCGAAAAAAAGGTGAAAG aAGATTTGAACAAGCTATATGCAATGTGGCAAAATCGAAATGCTGCTCCGAATATCCCAATCTCAATCATCGctttaaatacttttaaacAATATTCTCGTTTAATACATTTTTGCCACACACCgttattatttttaccttcATGGCGCTTACAGTCTGCGGCTACAAGAGATCACTCACTTTCGGCACAATCGTCTTTAAATGCAGGCATCAACGTATGTCAACAACTATCTCAACAAATGCAAAAAGGTCAAGATGAACAAACAAACCTTATAAAATGGCATAAAGAATTGTGCAGTTTGATGTTGTCAGAATACAAGCAATATCTTCACTCATTAGGCTTTAGTTCAGTGCAAATAGAATCACCTGATAATAG TTTTGAAGAACCAATTCAGCAACAATCTTATTATCTCAAGAAGTCAATGCTTGGAGGAGTATTACTATTTGAAATTCACTTATCACAGCCATTTTTCATTgttaaattacatattattgAATGCAGTCGACTTCAAACAAAAGCCAGTAGCGCTTTAGTGAATCAA TTTATGCTAAGTTTCGTGGATGCatgtgataaaattaaaattagtaTGCATCTACATTCATTTACATATGATTTTCATTTACGTTCCATCCATTCGTACATAGCTGGGACTGGACCTTTGTTAGTACAGCAAGGTTATCACTTGATTCATTTTCTTGAtgattttaacaaatattatagCAAAGCACCAAATTACGCGAGAAATCTTATATACAGTG atgTAGTGACTATTCGCAATTTAGCGATATCAGGTCGGACCTTATATTCTTACTTATTATCTCATGAGAAGACTTATAATATGCGTGTATTTATAATGAAAAGTGATCTTCAACATTCTGAAGAAAGTGAATATGTTCTA GACAGCCTCCACAAGTAG